One window of Scheffersomyces stipitis CBS 6054 chromosome 1, whole genome shotgun sequence genomic DNA carries:
- the HAP3.1 gene encoding CCAAT-binding factor, subunit A (HAP3) (CCAAT-binding factor, subunit A (HAP3) (HAP6) Histone-like transcriptional activator of respiratory functions), producing the protein MSQPTSPVDKDWLNNDYEIKEQDRFLPIANVGRVMKKALPSHAKLSKESKECVQECVSEFISFITSQAADKCKLEKRKTLNGEDILWSMYILGFENYAETLKIYLAKYRQVSNYTTFFKCQDQY; encoded by the exons ATGAGCCAGCCAACTTCGCCAGTAGACAAAGATTGGTTGAACAACGACTATGAGATCAAGGAACAAGACCGATTCCTTCCGATTGCCAATG TCGGACGTGTGATGAAAAAGGCTCTACCATCCCACGCCAAATTATCAAAAGAATCCAAAGAATGTGTCCAGGAATGTGTGTCTGAGTTTATATCTTTCATAACCAGTCAGGCAGCAGACAAATGTaaacttgaaaagagaaaaacCCTAAATGGTGAAGATATTCTCTGGTCAATGTATATCCTCGGTTTTGAAAATTATGCTGAGACTTTAAAGATTTATCTAGCCAAATACCGTCAAGTAAGTAATTACAcaacatttttcaaatgtCAAGATCAATACTAA
- the HAP1.1 gene encoding Fungal transcriptional regulatory protein (Fungal transcriptional regulatory protein (CYP1)-like), translated as MPGRGPIPNQINPPQQMGQPLYNTPPQAHSANIENVRKRTSTSLMGASSRASATYPRKRALTACDTCRLKKIKCDNVRPRCGSCVKNGNMNCHYRTDDQQKDYSSYDPASLNILTKLDVILRDLRDLKNVNGLESSTPEELGPGSGPGPGSGTTASGSGSGSASKRRQYGSEHREFHFDNCIWDMSITSILRWKYFIKCFGDTPEETDRVSNSLIKMYNRSIVAVNRNGTLESRLLRTKSLEGLLSKNFSNIVNSFFVNCHSKIPILDTLELFESLEIYKCLTSHYKSFSFIQILESYDSENPESDQLPRVVLDALRANNLEDTPFRRRAFKTLCLSVPNIIVICALGVVSTPVQLENLTKFDSSIEERKSIAIGCLSDSSAFNGVQDVRRDRLEISILLIRYAELLRTAFPFTVDQSSLRAVEFHLLLNQYYLYTMTPLLAYRHISTACQHMMYYINMRRGDPINTDNALGASKKEMIDRLFWSCLKLECELRVELSPYVPVSGITQQVPPTSFPKIPDPLSDEIKSNHSEACIKLANKYEDEYSWYYFLTEIAVRKVDNKMFDEIYSYESRLRNLWDQDSFANESAWIIFIKYLNQYNGIINSLSPQIRNFVLQEINVDQIHRRMKKKYEKKQSNISSDADVFDTLDDFLIDDDLLIRAQSESIMFIKTRIITSKLLLFRPIIYLLLEDKIPITELMEAAISVMGAQANITSVSMNNLNAMESPDSAGSVPNSFSGETNPSDADLEMDYFNLINAPLFYQRQYPDEDFSNVIEYTNKDKSDKDEDFDDENSFCLKSLPLARSRILRIFLQNLISLPKMNIPKLGAHRHPGSWYYLRNLFIGNVFQFLLYNKLQEMLQVATADEGMRAFLSQVPEISSMNDVMDMFNVVINKNDIIAGFEHSLILFDYWKEEMSDCEIYSDYIKRCIEKLEQGTKN; from the coding sequence ATGCCTGGCCGTGGTCCAATCCCAAACCAGATAAATCCTCCACAGCAAATGGGCCAACCCCTTTACAATACACCACCACAGGCACACAGTGCGAATATAGAAAATGTTCGCAAGCgtacttcaacttcactAATGGGTGCATCTTCGCGGGCATCTGCCACATATCCACGAAAAAGAGCTCTTACTGCGTGCGACACTTGtcgtttgaagaagatcaagtgTGACAATGTCAGGCCGCGATGCGGGTCTTGTGTCAAGAACGGCAACATGAACTGTCACTACCGTACCGATGATCAGCAGAAAGACTATTCAAGCTATGATCCAGCGTCATTAAACatcttgaccaagttggaTGTGATTCTCCGCGACTTGCGCGATCTCAAAAATGTCAACGGACTTGAATCTTCGACTCCAGAAGAACTTGGCCCAGGCTCAGGTCCTGGCCCAGGTTCAGGTACTACTGCGTCCGGCTCAGGATCGGGTTCCGcttcaaaaagaagacaataCGGTTCAGAACATCGAGAGTTTCATTTCGACAACTGCATCTGGGACATGTCGATAACCTCGATCTTGAGGTGGAAGTACTTCATCAAATGCTTTGGTGATACACCAGAAGAAACCGATAGAGTATCCAACAGTCTCATTAAAATGTACAATCGGTCGATTGTCGCCGTTAATCGTAACGGAACTCTAGAATCACGACTCCTCAGGACCAAATCTCTTGAGGGGTTGTTGAGCAAgaacttttccaatatcGTCAACTCATTCTTTGTAAATTGCCACTCCAAGATCCCAATCTTGGACACCTTGGAGTTGTTCGAGTCCTTAGAGATCTACAAATGCTTGACTTCTCATTATAAACTGTTCAGTTTCATCCAGATATTGGAGTCTTACGATCTGGAAAATCCAGAATCTGACCAGCTTCCACGAGTTGTGCTTGATGCTCTTAGAGcaaacaacttggaagataCGCCTTTCCGTCGTAGAGCATTTAAGACGTTGTGTCTTTCTGTTCCCAACATCATAGTGATTTGTGCTCTCGGAGTAGTTTCCACTCCAGTGCAATTGGAGAATTTGACTAAATTCGACAGCTCTATAGAAGAGAGAAAGTCCATCGCCATAGGCTGCCTTTCAGACTCCAGTGCCTTCAATGGCGTTCAAGACGTGAGACGCGACAGACTCGAAATCTCAATTCTCTTGATCAGATATGCGGAGTTGTTACGCACTGCATTTCCCTTCACCGTTGACCAGAGTTCCTTAAGAGCAGTCGAgttccatcttcttttgaacCAGTACTACTTATATACCATGACTCCATTATTGGCGTACAGACATATCTCAACCGCATGCCAGCATATGATGTACTATATCAACATGAGGAGGGGTGATCCAATTAATACCGATAATGCCTTGGGTGCATCGAAAAAGGAAATGATAGATCGTCTCTTCTGGTCTTGCTTGAAGTTGGAGTGTGAGTTGAGAGTGGAACTATCACCGTATGTACCCGTATCTGGCATCACACAACAAGTGCCTCCAACTTCTTTCCCCAAGATTCCTGATCCTTTATCTGATGAAATAAAACTGAATCACAGCGAAGCATGCATTAAGCTCGCCAACAAAtatgaagatgaatatTCCTGGTACTATTTTCTCACTGAAATTGCAGTGCGCAAGGTGGACAACAAGATGTTTGACGAAATATACTCATATGAAAGCCGTTTGAGAAACCTTTGGGACCAGGATAGTTTTGCTAATGAATCTGCATGGATTATCTTCATAAAGTATCTAAATCAGTACAACGGGATCATCAATTCATTGAGTCCCCAAATTAGAAACTTTGTTCTCCAAGAAATTAACGTCGATCAAATCCACAGACgtatgaagaagaagtatgaGAAAAAACAACTGAATATTAGCAGTGATGCCGATGTGTTTGACACATTAGACGATTTTTTGATAGACGATGACCTCTTGATTCGAGCCCAATCCGAATCAATCATGTTCATAAAGACAAGAATTATAACCTCCAAGTTATTGTTGTTCCGCCCTATCATCTACTTGCTTTTAGAAGATAAAATCCCCATTACCGAATTGATGGAAGCTGCAATTTCAGTCATGGGTGCACAAGCCAATATTACTTCTGTATCGATGAACAATCTAAATGCAATGGAATCTCCCGACTCAGCTGGCTCAGTTCCGAATTCCTTTTCCGGTGAAACAAACCCCTCGGACGCAGACTTGGAGATGGACTACTTTAATTTGATTAATGCACCCTTGTTTTACCAGAGACAGTATCCGGACGAAGATTTCTCTAACGTGATAGAGTACACCAACAAAGATAAAAGTGACAAAGACGAAGACTTTGATGACGAAAACAGTTTTTGCTTGAAAAGTCTTCCTTTGGCTCGATCTCGGATCTTGAGGATCTTTTTGCagaacttgatttctttgCCCAAAATGAATATTCCAAAATTGGGAGCACATAGACACCCTGGCCTGTGGTACTATTTGAGAAATCTTTTCATTGGTAATGTTTTCCAGTTCTTATTGTACAATAAGTTGCAAGAGATGTTACAAGTGGCAACTGCAGACGAAGGAATGAGAGCATTCCTTTCGCAAGTGCCCGAGATTTCTTCGATGAACGATGTTATGGATATGTTCAACGTTGTAATAAACAAAAATGACATAATTGCTGGATTCGAACATTCGTTGATTTTATTTGATTACTGGAAGGAAGAAATGAGCGATTGTGAAATTTATCTGGATTATATCAAGAGGTGTATTGAAAAGCTAGAACAAGGTACCAAAAATTAA
- the BEM1 gene encoding Bud Emergence Mediator has translation MIKSFRRSKRQSSSASSPKHSISRVSSSSAQPGYDVDSVLQSPKKVIRALYDYTPQGPGELKFSKGDFFHVLTDDSDNFNSDNSNGWYEATNPMTHARGMVPISYFEVFNRSRPGVPPAITHGPSGHAHNRNSNQTLYAVTLYEFTAEREDELSIRPGENLIICAHHDHEWFIAKPINRLGGPGLVPVSYVKIIDLLNPLSNQPDVDTSDKEAVARAIDSFKIPTVEQWKDQTAKYQASTIPLGSISNSQTPPVSSNTQFFEGNTEGSNRSSLSSSNTTIVEVGVDSYQLDHGRYQYLIIARLSNGKVRNLYRYYQDFYDLQVKLLELFPYEAGKIENSKRIIPSIPGPLINVNDSISKLRREKLDYYLRNLIALPVHISRSEEVLRLFEVLDNGFDKETSEGVDQTNHANANNNNNNNNNNANNNGRTSKPISQQSNYQQDRLSQYSNFHNNSSQTRTSSTPTSAESVPDRSRSSSSANINAASGLPTQLSNNSSDTKQSKVKVKFYYDEDIFVLLLPTNLRLQDLKTKLYKRLDLDDPESGHGRLAQDIQLFLKNDYDDFVNENNIVDDEFDDVHIQKLKEFEVDDDDKFHRILFDKCKLVILA, from the exons ATGATCAAATCGTTCCGAAGAAGCAAGAGACAGCTGTCATCTGCCAGTCTGCCCAAGCATCTGATTTCACGTGTCTCATCCAGCTCAGCCCAGCCAGGCTACGATGTTGATTCCGTTCTCCAACTGCCCAAGAAAGTAATTCGGGCCTTGTACGATTACACTCCACAGGGACCTGGCGAAttgaagttttccaaaGGTGACTTCTTTCACGTTCTCACTGATGATTctgacaacttcaactctgACAACTCCAACGGCTGGTACGAGGCTACCAATCCTATGACCCATGCCCGTGGAATGGTTCCTATTTCGTATTTCGAAGTTTTTAACCGTTCCAGACCA GGCGTCCCCCCTGCCATCACCCATGGTCCGCTGGGCCATGCGCATAATCGTAATCTGAACCAAACGCTTTACGCCGTAACGTTGTACGAGTTTACTGCTGAAAGGGAGGACGAATTGTCCATTCGTCCAGGCGAAAACTTGATCATTTGTGCTCATCACGATCACGAATGGTTCATAGCCAAGCCAATAAATCGTTTGGGAGGCCCAGGTTTGGTTCCTGTTTCGTACGTCAAGATAATCGATCTTCTCAATCCTCTTAGCAATCAGCCTGATGTTGATACTTCAGATAAGGAAGCAGTAGCCAGAGCAATCGACAGTTTCAAAATCCCAACAGTGGAACAATGGAAGGATCAGACAGCCAAATACCAGGCTCTGACAATTCCGTTGGGATCCATCTCCAATAGCCAGACTCCACCTGTTTCTTCCAATACTCAGTTTTTCGAAGGTAACACTGAAGGTTCTAACCGCTCTTCTCTTAGCTCATCAAACACCACCATTGTAGAAGTAGGTGTCGACTCGTACCAGTTGGACCATGGCAGATACCAGTACCTCATTATAGCCCGTCTCTCCAACGGCAAGGTCAGAAACTTGTACAGATACTATCAGGACTTCTATGACTTGCAGGTAAAGCTTTTGGAGTTGTTTCCTTACGAAGCTGGTAAGATTGAGAACTCTAAACGTATCATTCCTTCGATCCCTGGTCCATTGATCAATGTTAATGACAGTATCTCCAAGTTGAGAAGGGAGAAGTTGGACTACTACTTGAGAAACTTGATCGCTTTGCCAGTGCATATCTCCCGTTCTGAGGAAGTGTTGCGACTCTTTGAAGTGTTGGATAACGGCTTCGACAAAGAAACCTCAGAAGGAGTAGATCAGACCAACCATGCCAAcgccaacaacaataacaacaataacaacaataatgcCAATAATAATGGAAGAACTTCCAAGCCTATAAGTCAGCAATCGAACTATCAACAAGACAGATTATCGCAATATTCTAATTTCCACAACAACTCCAGTCAGACAAGAACCTCCAGTACACCTACGTCAGCTGAATCTGTACCTGACAGATCAAGGTCTTCATCTAGCGCCAACATCAATGCTGCCAGTGGGTTGCCCACCCAATTATCCAACAATAGTTCGGATACGAAGCAGTCCAAGGTCAAAGTCAAGTTTTATTACGACGAGGATATCTTTGTATTGTTATTGCCTACGAATTTGCGTTTGCAAGATTTGAAGACAAAGCTCTACAAGCGGTTAGACTTAGACGATCCCGAGAGTGGCCATGGCAGATTGGCACAGGATATAcagttgttcttgaagaacgacTACGACGACTTTGTCAACGAAAACAACATTGTAGACGATGAGTTTGACGATGTCCACATTCAGAAGCTAAAGGAGTTTGAGGtcgacgacgacgacaaGTTCCACCGCATTTTGTTCGACAAGTGTAAGTTGGTAATTCTTGCCTAG